The following DNA comes from bacterium.
ACGCTTGGACAACGCCGAACTTCAACCGTCGCATAAGACGGTTCAGCACATTGCCGTCCTCACTTGCACTAACCAATCCGACGTATCGGTCGTTTTTATTCTGTCGATCAAGCCATGCCAATACGCCAAAAATATCCTGGTGCCAGAAGCCAAGAACGTGATGATGAACGGCAGAATTTTGATTGCATTGAAACCGAAGCGTACGAAACCAGGCTTTTAATAAAACAGGTAATAGTCGATCGGATAAAATATGCAGAAAAAAATATTTCATTTAAAAATATAGCCGATTCAAAACCGAAAGACAATTTATAATTTACTGAGATATTCTTTGGCCATTTTGGCCGGCTCGCTGTCGCCATACGATCGGATGACTTTTTCCAATTCTTCTTTTGCTTTCGGTTTGTTGTTTAAAGCAAAATAGGAAAGACCGATTTTTAATTGAGCGGAAGCATTTTTATCGGATTGACCAAACGCAAAAACTTTTTGGTAATCGACAATCGCCTGGTGATAATCGCCGGACAAATACGCGCACTCGGCTATTTGAAACTGGCTATCGTCGGCCAATGCGTGATCGCTGCTTTCGCCGATAATTTTCTCGAAAACGGCGATGGCTTTTTGATAACTTTTTTTCTTCATCAGCGCGACCCCGTCGTCAAATTTTTTCTTCACCGGATCGGCCGTTGTATTTTTTTTGACCGCTTTTTTTTCAGCAACGGTTTTTTTAGTCTTAACGGAATCCATCGATTTCCTGGAAGTGTCGGCCATCAACGTCTTTTTGAAACCACCGCTTTTCAGCCATTCGTCTTTGATGGATAATTCGGCACGCATCGAATCGATCAACAACGACCTTTCTTCCACAATTATCCGCAGTCCATTAACCTCGTCTTGCAAATGATCAATCACCTGCAATAACGAATCAATAGGATTCACCGGCAAGTTTTTCACAACATTCGTTGTCTGCACCGTATCTTTTTTAACCACGGCGACTTTACGGACACTATCTTTCTTTGCGGTAAGCCCAAGTAATTCGTTGAGTTCATCTTTCGGAGCGTGTGATTTAACAACAGTCGGTGTCACGGTTTCGCTGCTTCCACCACAGGATGAAACAATCAGAATGAAGGCGATAAAAGTAAGATTTTTCGTGTTTTTCCTCATAATTTCGCTTGACTTTTCAGGTCAATAGTAATATACTTGCACCACTTCAACCGCGGGGTGGAGCAGCCTGGTAGCTCGTCGGGCTCATAACCCGAAGGTCGTAGGTTCAAATCCTGCCCCCGCTACTTCAAATAACAGACCGAAAGGTCTGTTGTTATTTATACCCCGGTGGGGTAGCTCAGTTGGTTAGAGCACAGGATTCATAACCCTGAGGTCACGGGTTCAACTCCCGTCCCCACTACTTCATGGGACTCTCCGAAACTCTCGGAGAGTTTTTTATTTTCTAAGCTGTTAATCTTGTTTGCGATACAATCCAAAGCGGGGTGAATTTTTGGGGTTCGACATTGATTATTCTGGTAAATGATTTTTCCGGGAAATGTCGAACCCACAAACCGACGCTTTTTCTCAATATCCGCATTGATATAGTATTGATCGAGATTCTCAAAGATATTCATACAATAATCAAAGTAACTCGTAAATTCCTTCTCTGTAATTCCCAGATTATTTTTCTGATTCTGAAAATGTAACTTCCTCGTGGCAAGAGACTCTTTGAGGCGACCGTACGAATCCGCGCTTATTTCCCCGTCGATGTACTTCTCGTCTATTTTGAGTAACTTGTCTTCAAGTTCTTGAAGTTCTGAGTCAATACGTTTCGTGTCTTTAGCGGCTGTATTTTTACTTTCAGAATAGAGGTCTTCGATAACCGTTCGATAGAGTTTTGCGATCGGCCCAGGGATTTTAATTTGAGACAGATATTGAACGAACGCGATGTCCACTTCATTCGCCCGGTTACGTTCTTTGCATGGCGTATGGCAATGATAATAGTGATACAGTTTGCCAAGTTTACCACGTGAAGGACTGCCTGTTATGGGCCTACCACATTGCGGACATAAAAGGAAACCGCGAAGCGGAAAAGCTTCATCAAGCATTCCCAAATTCGTACGAGCAAGTCCCCTACCCCTTATCACACGCTGAACTTGCTCAAACGTTTCTTCGCTAATGAGCGGCTCATGAATCGCTTTGACAATCTTTTCAGGCTCTTTTTGATAGGATTCGACTTTGAATTTTCCAGCGTAAATCGGATTACTCAAGATACGCGGCATGTGGCTTTTGCTAATCACAAGGCCGCGTGTTCGCATCACCCTTGCCAACTCAAACATTGAGTAAACACCTTTTGCGTACTCTTCGAAAAGCTGTCTGATTAACGGTGCTTTTTCGCTTGGAATTAGAATGGGTTTGCTCTTATCGTCGCGGCTATATTTGTAGCCAAGCGGTGCCGCCGATACCCACCGGCCCTCTGTTTTTGCGCGGAAGATTCCACTTTTGATATTGAGTGAGCGGCGGTCGTTCTCCACTTCGGGAGCCGCAAGGTAAAAGGCCAACATGATTTTTTGTTCTGGCACGCTCGGATCAATCGGCTGTTCAATGGCTTGAACCGTAATTCCCATGTCTCGGAACTGACGGATCATAACATACGCGTCGTGCGTATCCCGTGAAAAACGGTCCCACTTGGTAATCAAAAGAAAATCTATGCCCTTACGATTTGTTTTCGAGTAGGCAATCATTCGCTGAAAATCTGGACGGTTCAGCGACTTCGCGCTTTCATCGTCTTGAAATTCGGCAACGATTTGCATTTGGTTTATACTGGCATAGGTTTTAAGTCTCTCCACTTGATAAGGCAAGCTAAAATTCTTAGCCTGATCGTCGGTCGATACCCGTGTATAGATGATGGCATTCATAGCTAATTCCTAAATCCAAAATTCGAGGTTATTTTAAAGTCCTTATTCCGCATCAAATAATCAAGTTCATTCTTGGCCATTTCTACAAGCCAATCGCGCAAATAAACGATCTCCTCATCGGTGAACTTGTTTCCAAGCTCTTCCAAAATCTCACGGCATTTCTCGATAGATACCATTTAGCTAGGCCTTGTAAAAATTATTTTTGTTTTCTATAAAAGTTTTTTTCGACTTTTACTGTTATGTGTTATGTACAAAAAGAACACGATTTTAAATCGTTGCAGTAACCATAACAGTAAAACAAGCTGGTTTCTGTTTTCAATTACCTTGAGTAGCCATTTAGCAATTTACTGTTTTAGTGTTATGTTTTAAGTGATTGTTTGTACTAATCTAAATT
Coding sequences within:
- a CDS encoding zinc ribbon domain-containing protein, with product MLDEAFPLRGFLLCPQCGRPITGSPSRGKLGKLYHYYHCHTPCKERNRANEVDIAFVQYLSQIKIPGPIAKLYRTVIEDLYSESKNTAAKDTKRIDSELQELEDKLLKIDEKYIDGEISADSYGRLKESLATRKLHFQNQKNNLGITEKEFTSYFDYCMNIFENLDQYYINADIEKKRRFVGSTFPGKIIYQNNQCRTPKIHPALDCIANKINSLENKKLSESFGESHEVVGTGVEPVTSGL
- a CDS encoding tetratricopeptide repeat protein — translated: MRKNTKNLTFIAFILIVSSCGGSSETVTPTVVKSHAPKDELNELLGLTAKKDSVRKVAVVKKDTVQTTNVVKNLPVNPIDSLLQVIDHLQDEVNGLRIIVEERSLLIDSMRAELSIKDEWLKSGGFKKTLMADTSRKSMDSVKTKKTVAEKKAVKKNTTADPVKKKFDDGVALMKKKSYQKAIAVFEKIIGESSDHALADDSQFQIAECAYLSGDYHQAIVDYQKVFAFGQSDKNASAQLKIGLSYFALNNKPKAKEELEKVIRSYGDSEPAKMAKEYLSKL